One stretch of Corallococcus soli DNA includes these proteins:
- a CDS encoding C45 family autoproteolytic acyltransferase/hydolase: protein MPSEQAASLPLLVLSGSAYEVGRQYGALMRQELAEAVSRGTPALQPLLTKLGLKDADVRQRVAALSAVLPSDVHEELQGMSDASGLAREALLEHALILDVVSGAPIGCSQFAVLGQGTATGKVLHGHNLDVPYPSLAKLARPCCIVYRVTGRIPYASISFWPGSLGVCAGMNAEGLSLGINVPVAPMDRRPFYPLTFQNRELLSRARTMDEAAGILQGLPRGGSWNLMLAHRSGAARVWEQVGPHSGQYTAGAGRDFVVSTNHLTVAYRQARGHEAVALEMLQEMQDDSLLRFRRLEQLIGARWGRISLDTAVELLRDRGEPSEAAPPSMKTICRVDNVLSMAYEPATLTMDFAAGGIPAALERRRRLALGPLFQDRAPEVGKAPQPSGQFPMLGTARPEGGRERTFVLEEDHYLREHLVNGTPVLPGAAAIEWLAEVAALEGAGEVAELRDVSLEKFIRVRPDRPTRAHVRCEPKGGHWEVSAYADLHHPRGLVLRPDVLHYRAAVRLGARPDRRVEPASKMARGPDGEIPFSRSYVQDAYFHVGEAFRRVDWISFLGPRDAIGCLRMPEPTCSFASIPRARYWMDPFFLDGCFQLVGTLGILHNQRAPVPKGVGRLSLGQDPKPGERLWCRAVLTREEGELLYYDFTVWNDAGAVCLEAGDYCSISVDAYTPEQKASLVGALDPSGILGARRRAAHG from the coding sequence ATGCCATCTGAGCAGGCGGCATCCCTGCCGCTGCTGGTCCTGTCGGGCAGCGCGTATGAGGTGGGCCGGCAATATGGCGCCCTCATGCGGCAGGAACTGGCGGAGGCCGTGTCGCGGGGCACTCCCGCCCTCCAACCCCTGCTGACGAAGCTGGGGTTGAAGGACGCGGACGTGAGGCAGCGGGTCGCGGCGCTGTCCGCCGTGCTGCCCTCCGACGTGCACGAAGAACTCCAGGGAATGTCCGATGCCAGCGGGCTCGCCCGCGAGGCACTCCTCGAACACGCGCTCATCCTGGACGTCGTGTCGGGCGCGCCCATCGGCTGCTCCCAGTTCGCGGTCCTGGGGCAGGGGACCGCCACGGGCAAGGTCCTCCATGGGCACAACCTGGATGTGCCGTACCCCTCGCTGGCGAAGCTCGCGCGGCCGTGCTGCATCGTCTACCGGGTGACGGGGCGCATCCCCTATGCCTCGATCTCGTTCTGGCCCGGGTCGTTGGGCGTGTGCGCGGGGATGAACGCGGAGGGACTGAGCCTGGGCATCAACGTCCCGGTGGCGCCCATGGACCGGCGGCCGTTCTACCCGCTCACGTTCCAGAACCGCGAGCTGCTCTCCCGCGCGCGAACGATGGACGAGGCGGCCGGCATCCTCCAGGGCCTGCCGCGCGGTGGGAGCTGGAACCTGATGCTGGCCCACCGCTCGGGGGCCGCGCGTGTCTGGGAACAGGTCGGCCCGCACTCCGGTCAGTACACGGCCGGGGCGGGCAGGGACTTCGTGGTCTCCACCAATCACCTCACGGTCGCGTACCGCCAGGCGAGGGGCCATGAGGCGGTCGCGCTGGAGATGCTCCAGGAGATGCAGGACGACTCACTCCTGCGCTTTCGCCGGCTGGAACAACTCATCGGGGCGCGCTGGGGCCGCATCAGCCTGGACACCGCGGTGGAACTTCTCCGGGACCGTGGTGAGCCCTCCGAGGCGGCTCCCCCTTCAATGAAGACCATCTGCCGGGTGGATAACGTGCTCAGCATGGCCTACGAGCCCGCGACGCTGACGATGGACTTCGCGGCGGGCGGGATTCCGGCCGCCCTGGAGCGCAGGCGCAGGCTGGCGCTGGGACCGCTGTTCCAGGATCGTGCCCCGGAGGTGGGAAAGGCCCCCCAGCCGTCGGGCCAGTTCCCCATGTTGGGGACGGCACGACCGGAGGGAGGGCGGGAGCGCACGTTCGTCCTTGAGGAGGATCACTATCTCCGGGAGCACCTGGTCAATGGCACCCCTGTGCTGCCCGGCGCCGCGGCCATTGAATGGCTCGCGGAGGTGGCGGCGCTGGAGGGCGCCGGAGAGGTGGCCGAGCTGAGAGACGTCTCCCTGGAGAAGTTCATCCGGGTGCGGCCCGACCGGCCAACGCGAGCGCATGTGCGGTGCGAGCCGAAGGGCGGACATTGGGAGGTCTCCGCGTACGCGGACCTCCATCACCCACGCGGCCTCGTGTTGCGTCCGGACGTGTTGCACTACCGGGCGGCGGTCCGGCTGGGGGCAAGGCCAGACAGGCGCGTGGAGCCGGCCTCCAAAATGGCGCGGGGGCCGGATGGAGAGATTCCCTTCAGCCGCTCCTACGTCCAGGACGCCTACTTCCACGTAGGGGAGGCCTTCCGTCGGGTCGACTGGATCAGCTTCCTGGGGCCCCGGGACGCCATCGGGTGTCTGCGAATGCCTGAGCCCACGTGCTCCTTCGCTTCCATTCCCCGCGCGCGGTATTGGATGGATCCGTTCTTCCTTGATGGGTGTTTTCAATTGGTCGGCACCCTGGGGATCCTTCACAACCAGCGGGCCCCCGTCCCCAAGGGGGTCGGGCGGTTGTCCCTGGGCCAGGATCCGAAGCCGGGCGAGCGGCTCTGGTGCCGGGCGGTGCTCACGCGGGAGGAGGGC